In the genome of Sciurus carolinensis chromosome 3, mSciCar1.2, whole genome shotgun sequence, one region contains:
- the Synrg gene encoding synergin gamma isoform X11 — protein sequence MALRPGAGAGGGGAAGAGAGAAGGGSFMFPVASGIRPPQGLMPMQQQGFPMVSVMQPNMMGMNYSSQMSQGPIAMQAGIPMGPMPAAGMPYLGQAPFLGMRPPGPQYTPDMQKQFAEEQQKRFEQQQKLLEEERKRRQFEEQKQKLRLLSSVKPKTGEKSRDDALEAIKGNLDGFSRDAKMHPTPASHPKKPGVGVFPSQDPVQPRMPPWIYNESLVPDAYKKILETTMTPTGIDTAKLYPILMSSGLPRETLGQIWALANRTTPGKLTKEELYTVLAMIAVTQRGVPALSPDTLNQFPAAPIPTLSGFPISLPTPVSQPTVLPSGPAGSMPLSLGQSVMGINLVGPVGGAAAPASSGFMPTYSANQVGKSEEDDFQDFQDASKSGSLDDSFTDFQEVPASSKTSNSQQGNSTPSLLMPLPGTKTLASVDKYAVFKGIAADRSSENTVPFGEPGDKYSAFRELEQTAESKSVGESFAEFRSAGTDDGFTDFKTADSISPLEPPTKDKTFPASFPSGTIQQKQQTQVKNPLNLADLDMFSSVNCSSEKPLSFSAAFSTSKSVSTRPCQPAGSATTVTTLASTKTSSLGDDFGEFNLFGEYSSPASVGEQDDFADFMAFSNSSMSSEQKADDKYDVLKEEASPVPLTSNMGGTVKSAQNPAALSTKYDVFKQLSLEGAGLGVEELKDNTPGKSDDDFADFHSSKFSSMNSDKNSGEKAVAFRHTKEDSASVKSLDLPSIGGSSVGKEDSEDALSVQFDMKLADVGGDLKHVMSDSSLDLPTVSGQHPPAAAGSGSSPAASVLQKKETSFGSSENITMTSLSKVTTFSSEDVLPETTFPAFASFKDMIPQTSEQKEYESGDYKNFTKQDLSIAEQSQEATCSSPASSGTSHETPKECLDDFGEFQSEKPKISKFDFLVANSQSKMKSSEEMIKSELATFDLSVQGSHKRSLSLGDKEINRSSPSPALEQPFRDRSNTLSEKPALPVIRDKYKDLTGEVEENERYAYEWQRCLGSALDVIKKANDTLNGISSSAVCTEVIQSAQGMEYLLGVVEVYRVTKRVELGIKATAVCSEKLQQLLKDIDKVWNNLIGFMSLATLTPDENSLDFSSCMLRPGIKNAQELACGVCLLNVDSRSRKEEKPAEEHPKKAFNSETDSFKLAYGGHQYHASCANFWINCVEPKPPGLILPDLL from the exons CTTCATGTTTCCTGTTGCAAGTGGAATAAGACCCCCTCAAG GCTTGATGCCAATGCAGCAACAAGGATTCCCTATGGTCTCTGTCATGCAGCCTAATATGATGGGAATGAATTACAGCTCCCAAATGTCCCAAGGACCCATTGCTATGCAG GCAGGGATACCAATGGGACCAATGCCAGCAGCGGGAATGCCTTACCTAGGACAAGCACCATTCCTGGGCATGCGTCCTCCAGGTCCACAGTACACTCCAGACATGCAGAAGCAGTTTGCCGAAGAGCAGCA aaaacgatttgaacagcaacaaaaactcctagaagaagaaagaaaaagacgcCAGTTTgaagagcaaaagcaaaagctCAGACTTCTGAGTAGTGTGAAACCCAAG ACAGGAGAGAAGAGTAGAGATGATGCTTTAGAAGCCATAAAAGGAAATTTAGATGGGTTTTCCAGAGATGCTAAGATGCACCCTACTCCAGCATCGCACCCCAAGAAACCAG GTGTGGGAGTATTTCCCTCACAGGATCCTGTTCAGCCCAGAATGCCTCCTTGGATTTACAATGAGAGTTTGGTTCCAG ATGCctataagaaaattttagaaaccaCAATGACTCCAACTGGAATAGATACTGCTAAACTTTATCCCATTCTGATGTCATCTGGACTTCCCAGGGAAACTCTTGGACAGATATGGGCCTTAGCTAATCGAACTACACCTGGAAAACTTACTAAAGAAGAACTTTATACTGTTCTTGCCATGATAGCAGTAACACAG AGGGGTGTTCCTGCTCTGAGTCCTGATACTTTAAATCAATTCCCAGCTGCTCCTATTCCAACTTTAAGTGGCTTTCCCATCTCTCTGCCGACCCCTGTGAGTCAACCAACTGTGCTACCTTCAGGCCCTGCTGGCTCCATGCCCCTCAGCCTTGGACAGTCAGTCATGGGTATTAACCTTGTTGGACCAGTGGGtggagctgcagccccagcttCTAGTGGCTTCATGCCCACTTACTCAGCAAATCAG GTGGGAAAGTCAGAAGAAGATGACTTCCAGGATTTTCAAGATGCTTCTAAGTCAGGATCCCTTGATGACTCATTCACTGATTTCCAAGAGGTACCTGCTTCTTCAAAAACAAGTAATTCCCAACAGGGAAACAG taCCCCATCTCTTTTGATGCCACTTCCTGGAACTAAAACATTGGCTTCAGTGGATAAATATGCAGTGTTTAAAGGAATTGCAGCTGACAGGTCCTCTGAAAATACTGTTCCATTTGGAG AGCCTGGTGATAAGTATAGTGCTTTCAGAGAACTGGAACAGACAGCAGAGAGTAAATCTGTAG gagagAGCTTTGCAGAATTCAGATCTGCCGGAACTGATGATGGCTTCACCGATTTTAAAACAGCCGATAGTATATCACCACTAGAGCCACCCACAAAAGACAAAACTTTTCCAGCATCCTTCCCCTCAGGAACTATacaacaaaaacagcaaacaCAAGTGAAAAATCCTCTGAACTTGGCAGACCTAGATATGTTTTCTTCAGTTAATTGCAGCAGCGAGAAACCCTTGTCTTTTTCAGCTGCATTTAGCACATCAAAATCAGTTTCCACACGACCCTGTCAGCCAGCAGGTTCAGCCACAACGGTGACAACACTGGCATCAACTAAAACTTCTAGTTTGGGTGATGATTTTGGAGAATTCAACCTTTTTGGGGAATATTCTAGTCCAGCATCTGTTGGGGAGCAGGATGACTTCGCAGATTTTATGGCTTTCAGTAACAGCTCTATGTCGTCTGAGCAAAAGGCAGATGATAAATACGATGTCCTTAAAGAGGAAGCTAGTCCTGTTCCTCTAACCAGCAACATGGGCGGCACAGTAAAGAGTGCACAGAACCCAGCTGCTTTATCCACCAAGTACGATGTCTTCAAACAACTTTCTCTAGAAGGAGCTGGATTAGGTGTTGAAGAATTAAAAGATAACACTCCTGGAAAAAGTGATGATGATTTTGCTGACTTCCACTCCAGTAAATTTTCTTCCATGAACTCGGACAAGAACTCGGGAGAGAAAGCAGTGGCTTTCAGACACACCAAAGAAGACTCTGCTTCAGTGAAGTCCTTGGATCTCCCTTCCATTGGTGGCAGCAGCGTTGGCAAGGAGGACTCTGAAGATGCACTCTCTGTTCAGTTTGACATGAAATTGGCTGATGTGGGAGGAGATCTTAAGCATGTCATGTCTGATAGCTCTTTGGATTTACCAACAGTTAGTGGCCAGCATCCTCCTGCTGCAG CAGGAAGTGGATCCTCCCCAGCTGCCTCAGTTCTTCAAAAGAAAGAGACATCATTTGGCAGTTCTGAAAACATCACCATGACCTCTCTCTCCAAAGTAACGACTTTTTCAAGTGAAGATGTTCTTCCAGAAACTACCTTTCCAGCTTTTGCCAGTTTTAAAGACATGATTCCCCAGACCAGTGAGCAAAAGGAATATGAAAGTGGGGactataaaaattttacaaaacaagACCTGTCTATAGCTGAACAGAGCCAAGAGGCCACATGTTCAAGCCCAGCTTCCAGTGGCACCTCTCACGAAACCCCCAAAGAATGTTTAGATGACTTTGGAGAGTTTCAAAGTGAAAAGCCCAAAATCAGCAAATTTGACTTTTTAGTAGCCAATtcacaaagcaaaatgaaatccaGTGAAGAAATGATCAAAAGTGAGCTGGCAACCTTTGACCTCTCTGTTCAAG GATCACACAAGAGGAGCTTGAGCCTTGGTGATAAAGAAATAAACCGATCCTCTCCTTCTCCAGCCCTGGAGCAACCTTTCAGAGATCGTTCCAATACTCTGAGTGAGAAGCCTGCTCTGCCTGTCATTCGTGACAAGTACAAAGATCTGACCGGAGAGGTGGAG GAAAATGAGAGATACGCGTATGAATGGCAGAGATGCCTGGGGAGTGCCCTAGAT GTCATTAAGAAGGCAAATGACACCTTAAATGGAATTAGTAGTAGTGCTGTTTGCACAGAAGTTATTCAGTCAGCTCAAGGCATGGAATATTTATTAG GTGTTGTTGAAGTGTACAGAGTAACCAAACGTGTGGAACTGGGAATAAAAGCCACTGCAGTGTGCAGTGAGAAACTGCAACAGTTGCTGAAGGACATTGATAAAGTATGGAATAACCTCATCGGCTTCATGTCCCTCGCCACACTCACA
- the Synrg gene encoding synergin gamma isoform X10, giving the protein MALRPGAGAGGGGAAGAGAGAAGGGSFMFPVASGIRPPQGLMPMQQQGFPMVSVMQPNMMGMNYSSQMSQGPIAMQAGIPMGPMPAAGMPYLGQAPFLGMRPPGPQYTPDMQKQFAEEQQKRFEQQQKLLEEERKRRQFEEQKQKLRLLSSVKPKTGEKSRDDALEAIKGNLDGFSRDAKMHPTPASHPKKPGVGVFPSQDPVQPRMPPWIYNESLVPDAYKKILETTMTPTGIDTAKLYPILMSSGLPRETLGQIWALANRTTPGKLTKEELYTVLAMIAVTQRGVPALSPDTLNQFPAAPIPTLSGFPISLPTPVSQPTVLPSGPAGSMPLSLGQSVMGINLVGPVGGAAAPASSGFMPTYSANQVGKSEEDDFQDFQDASKSGSLDDSFTDFQEVPASSKTSNSQQGNSTPSLLMPLPGTKTLASVDKYAVFKGIAADRSSENTVPFGEPGDKYSAFRELEQTAESKSVGESFAEFRSAGTDDGFTDFKTADSISPLEPPTKDKTFPASFPSGTIQQKQQTQVKNPLNLADLDMFSSVNCSSEKPLSFSAAFSTSKSVSTRPCQPAGSATTVTTLASTKTSSLGDDFGEFNLFGEYSSPASVGEQDDFADFMAFSNSSMSSEQKADDKYDVLKEEASPVPLTSNMGGTVKSAQNPAALSTKYDVFKQLSLEGAGLGVEELKDNTPGKSDDDFADFHSSKFSSMNSDKNSGEKAVAFRHTKEDSASVKSLDLPSIGGSSVGKEDSEDALSVQFDMKLADVGGDLKHVMSDSSLDLPTVSGQHPPAAAGSGSSPAASVLQKKETSFGSSENITMTSLSKVTTFSSEDVLPETTFPAFASFKDMIPQTSEQKEYESGDYKNFTKQDLSIAEQSQEATCSSPASSGTSHETPKECLDDFGEFQSEKPKISKFDFLVANSQSKMKSSEEMIKSELATFDLSVQGSHKRSLSLGDKEINRSSPSPALEQPFRDRSNTLSEKPALPVIRDKYKDLTGEVEENERYAYEWQRCLGSALDVIKKANDTLNGISSSAVCTEVIQSAQGMEYLLGVVEVYRVTKRVELGIKATAVCSEKLQQLLKDIDKVWNNLIGFMSLATLTPDENSLDFSSCMLRPGIKNAQELACGVCLLNVDSRSRAFNSETDSFKLAYGGHQYHASCANFWINCVEPKPPGLILPDLL; this is encoded by the exons CTTCATGTTTCCTGTTGCAAGTGGAATAAGACCCCCTCAAG GCTTGATGCCAATGCAGCAACAAGGATTCCCTATGGTCTCTGTCATGCAGCCTAATATGATGGGAATGAATTACAGCTCCCAAATGTCCCAAGGACCCATTGCTATGCAG GCAGGGATACCAATGGGACCAATGCCAGCAGCGGGAATGCCTTACCTAGGACAAGCACCATTCCTGGGCATGCGTCCTCCAGGTCCACAGTACACTCCAGACATGCAGAAGCAGTTTGCCGAAGAGCAGCA aaaacgatttgaacagcaacaaaaactcctagaagaagaaagaaaaagacgcCAGTTTgaagagcaaaagcaaaagctCAGACTTCTGAGTAGTGTGAAACCCAAG ACAGGAGAGAAGAGTAGAGATGATGCTTTAGAAGCCATAAAAGGAAATTTAGATGGGTTTTCCAGAGATGCTAAGATGCACCCTACTCCAGCATCGCACCCCAAGAAACCAG GTGTGGGAGTATTTCCCTCACAGGATCCTGTTCAGCCCAGAATGCCTCCTTGGATTTACAATGAGAGTTTGGTTCCAG ATGCctataagaaaattttagaaaccaCAATGACTCCAACTGGAATAGATACTGCTAAACTTTATCCCATTCTGATGTCATCTGGACTTCCCAGGGAAACTCTTGGACAGATATGGGCCTTAGCTAATCGAACTACACCTGGAAAACTTACTAAAGAAGAACTTTATACTGTTCTTGCCATGATAGCAGTAACACAG AGGGGTGTTCCTGCTCTGAGTCCTGATACTTTAAATCAATTCCCAGCTGCTCCTATTCCAACTTTAAGTGGCTTTCCCATCTCTCTGCCGACCCCTGTGAGTCAACCAACTGTGCTACCTTCAGGCCCTGCTGGCTCCATGCCCCTCAGCCTTGGACAGTCAGTCATGGGTATTAACCTTGTTGGACCAGTGGGtggagctgcagccccagcttCTAGTGGCTTCATGCCCACTTACTCAGCAAATCAG GTGGGAAAGTCAGAAGAAGATGACTTCCAGGATTTTCAAGATGCTTCTAAGTCAGGATCCCTTGATGACTCATTCACTGATTTCCAAGAGGTACCTGCTTCTTCAAAAACAAGTAATTCCCAACAGGGAAACAG taCCCCATCTCTTTTGATGCCACTTCCTGGAACTAAAACATTGGCTTCAGTGGATAAATATGCAGTGTTTAAAGGAATTGCAGCTGACAGGTCCTCTGAAAATACTGTTCCATTTGGAG AGCCTGGTGATAAGTATAGTGCTTTCAGAGAACTGGAACAGACAGCAGAGAGTAAATCTGTAG gagagAGCTTTGCAGAATTCAGATCTGCCGGAACTGATGATGGCTTCACCGATTTTAAAACAGCCGATAGTATATCACCACTAGAGCCACCCACAAAAGACAAAACTTTTCCAGCATCCTTCCCCTCAGGAACTATacaacaaaaacagcaaacaCAAGTGAAAAATCCTCTGAACTTGGCAGACCTAGATATGTTTTCTTCAGTTAATTGCAGCAGCGAGAAACCCTTGTCTTTTTCAGCTGCATTTAGCACATCAAAATCAGTTTCCACACGACCCTGTCAGCCAGCAGGTTCAGCCACAACGGTGACAACACTGGCATCAACTAAAACTTCTAGTTTGGGTGATGATTTTGGAGAATTCAACCTTTTTGGGGAATATTCTAGTCCAGCATCTGTTGGGGAGCAGGATGACTTCGCAGATTTTATGGCTTTCAGTAACAGCTCTATGTCGTCTGAGCAAAAGGCAGATGATAAATACGATGTCCTTAAAGAGGAAGCTAGTCCTGTTCCTCTAACCAGCAACATGGGCGGCACAGTAAAGAGTGCACAGAACCCAGCTGCTTTATCCACCAAGTACGATGTCTTCAAACAACTTTCTCTAGAAGGAGCTGGATTAGGTGTTGAAGAATTAAAAGATAACACTCCTGGAAAAAGTGATGATGATTTTGCTGACTTCCACTCCAGTAAATTTTCTTCCATGAACTCGGACAAGAACTCGGGAGAGAAAGCAGTGGCTTTCAGACACACCAAAGAAGACTCTGCTTCAGTGAAGTCCTTGGATCTCCCTTCCATTGGTGGCAGCAGCGTTGGCAAGGAGGACTCTGAAGATGCACTCTCTGTTCAGTTTGACATGAAATTGGCTGATGTGGGAGGAGATCTTAAGCATGTCATGTCTGATAGCTCTTTGGATTTACCAACAGTTAGTGGCCAGCATCCTCCTGCTGCAG CAGGAAGTGGATCCTCCCCAGCTGCCTCAGTTCTTCAAAAGAAAGAGACATCATTTGGCAGTTCTGAAAACATCACCATGACCTCTCTCTCCAAAGTAACGACTTTTTCAAGTGAAGATGTTCTTCCAGAAACTACCTTTCCAGCTTTTGCCAGTTTTAAAGACATGATTCCCCAGACCAGTGAGCAAAAGGAATATGAAAGTGGGGactataaaaattttacaaaacaagACCTGTCTATAGCTGAACAGAGCCAAGAGGCCACATGTTCAAGCCCAGCTTCCAGTGGCACCTCTCACGAAACCCCCAAAGAATGTTTAGATGACTTTGGAGAGTTTCAAAGTGAAAAGCCCAAAATCAGCAAATTTGACTTTTTAGTAGCCAATtcacaaagcaaaatgaaatccaGTGAAGAAATGATCAAAAGTGAGCTGGCAACCTTTGACCTCTCTGTTCAAG GATCACACAAGAGGAGCTTGAGCCTTGGTGATAAAGAAATAAACCGATCCTCTCCTTCTCCAGCCCTGGAGCAACCTTTCAGAGATCGTTCCAATACTCTGAGTGAGAAGCCTGCTCTGCCTGTCATTCGTGACAAGTACAAAGATCTGACCGGAGAGGTGGAG GAAAATGAGAGATACGCGTATGAATGGCAGAGATGCCTGGGGAGTGCCCTAGAT GTCATTAAGAAGGCAAATGACACCTTAAATGGAATTAGTAGTAGTGCTGTTTGCACAGAAGTTATTCAGTCAGCTCAAGGCATGGAATATTTATTAG GTGTTGTTGAAGTGTACAGAGTAACCAAACGTGTGGAACTGGGAATAAAAGCCACTGCAGTGTGCAGTGAGAAACTGCAACAGTTGCTGAAGGACATTGATAAAGTATGGAATAACCTCATCGGCTTCATGTCCCTCGCCACACTCACA
- the Synrg gene encoding synergin gamma isoform X7 codes for MALRPGAGAGGGGAAGAGAGAAGGGSFMFPVASGIRPPQGLMPMQQQGFPMVSVMQPNMMGMNYSSQMSQGPIAMQAGIPMGPMPAAGMPYLGQAPFLGMRPPGPQYTPDMQKQFAEEQQKRFEQQQKLLEEERKRRQFEEQKQKLRLLSSVKPKTGEKSRDDALEAIKGNLDGFSRDAKMHPTPASHPKKPGPSLEEKLLMSCDISTSEQEQIKLNTSEVGHKTIGPGSSKNHSGLTANNGGAVDGYVSGATTAEAEKTSDQNLSIEESGVGVFPSQDPVQPRMPPWIYNESLVPDAYKKILETTMTPTGIDTAKLYPILMSSGLPRETLGQIWALANRTTPGKLTKEELYTVLAMIAVTQRGVPALSPDTLNQFPAAPIPTLSGFPISLPTPVSQPTVLPSGPAGSMPLSLGQSVMGINLVGPVGGAAAPASSGFMPTYSANQVGKSEEDDFQDFQDASKSGSLDDSFTDFQEVPASSKTSNSQQGNSTPSLLMPLPGTKTLASVDKYAVFKGIAADRSSENTVPFGEPGDKYSAFRELEQTAESKSVGESFAEFRSAGTDDGFTDFKTADSISPLEPPTKDKTFPASFPSGTIQQKQQTQVKNPLNLADLDMFSSVNCSSEKPLSFSAAFSTSKSVSTRPCQPAGSATTVTTLASTKTSSLGDDFGEFNLFGEYSSPASVGEQDDFADFMAFSNSSMSSEQKADDKYDVLKEEASPVPLTSNMGGTVKSAQNPAALSTKYDVFKQLSLEGAGLGVEELKDNTPGKSDDDFADFHSSKFSSMNSDKNSGEKAVAFRHTKEDSASVKSLDLPSIGGSSVGKEDSEDALSVQFDMKLADVGGDLKHVMSDSSLDLPTVSGQHPPAADIEDLKYAAFGSYSSTLTMSTLTSYDWSDRDDASQGRKLSPFVLSAGSGSSPAASVLQKKETSFGSSENITMTSLSKVTTFSSEDVLPETTFPAFASFKDMIPQTSEQKEYESGDYKNFTKQDLSIAEQSQEATCSSPASSGTSHETPKECLDDFGEFQSEKPKISKFDFLVANSQSKMKSSEEMIKSELATFDLSVQGSHKRSLSLGDKEINRSSPSPALEQPFRDRSNTLSEKPALPVIRDKYKDLTGEVEENERYAYEWQRCLGSALDVIKKANDTLNGISSSAVCTEVIQSAQGMEYLLGVVEVYRVTKRVELGIKATAVCSEKLQQLLKDIDKVWNNLIGFMSLATLTPDENSLDFSSCMLRPGIKNAQELACGVCLLNVDSRSRKEEKPAEEHPKKAFNSETDSFKLAYGGHQYHASCANFWINCVEPKPPGLILPDLL; via the exons CTTCATGTTTCCTGTTGCAAGTGGAATAAGACCCCCTCAAG GCTTGATGCCAATGCAGCAACAAGGATTCCCTATGGTCTCTGTCATGCAGCCTAATATGATGGGAATGAATTACAGCTCCCAAATGTCCCAAGGACCCATTGCTATGCAG GCAGGGATACCAATGGGACCAATGCCAGCAGCGGGAATGCCTTACCTAGGACAAGCACCATTCCTGGGCATGCGTCCTCCAGGTCCACAGTACACTCCAGACATGCAGAAGCAGTTTGCCGAAGAGCAGCA aaaacgatttgaacagcaacaaaaactcctagaagaagaaagaaaaagacgcCAGTTTgaagagcaaaagcaaaagctCAGACTTCTGAGTAGTGTGAAACCCAAG ACAGGAGAGAAGAGTAGAGATGATGCTTTAGAAGCCATAAAAGGAAATTTAGATGGGTTTTCCAGAGATGCTAAGATGCACCCTACTCCAGCATCGCACCCCAAGAAACCAG GCCCTTCCTTGGAGGAGAAGCTCCTAATGTCTTGTGATATAAGTACATCTGAGCaggaacaaattaaattaaatacttcTGAAGTTGGGCACAAAACCATAGGCCCAGGTTCCAGTAAGAACCATTCCGGTTTAACAGCCAATAACGGGGGTGCTGTAGATGGATATGTAAGTGGTGCCACCACTGCAGAGGCAGAAAAGACTTCAGACCAAAACCTGTCAATTGAAGAGAGTG GTGTGGGAGTATTTCCCTCACAGGATCCTGTTCAGCCCAGAATGCCTCCTTGGATTTACAATGAGAGTTTGGTTCCAG ATGCctataagaaaattttagaaaccaCAATGACTCCAACTGGAATAGATACTGCTAAACTTTATCCCATTCTGATGTCATCTGGACTTCCCAGGGAAACTCTTGGACAGATATGGGCCTTAGCTAATCGAACTACACCTGGAAAACTTACTAAAGAAGAACTTTATACTGTTCTTGCCATGATAGCAGTAACACAG AGGGGTGTTCCTGCTCTGAGTCCTGATACTTTAAATCAATTCCCAGCTGCTCCTATTCCAACTTTAAGTGGCTTTCCCATCTCTCTGCCGACCCCTGTGAGTCAACCAACTGTGCTACCTTCAGGCCCTGCTGGCTCCATGCCCCTCAGCCTTGGACAGTCAGTCATGGGTATTAACCTTGTTGGACCAGTGGGtggagctgcagccccagcttCTAGTGGCTTCATGCCCACTTACTCAGCAAATCAG GTGGGAAAGTCAGAAGAAGATGACTTCCAGGATTTTCAAGATGCTTCTAAGTCAGGATCCCTTGATGACTCATTCACTGATTTCCAAGAGGTACCTGCTTCTTCAAAAACAAGTAATTCCCAACAGGGAAACAG taCCCCATCTCTTTTGATGCCACTTCCTGGAACTAAAACATTGGCTTCAGTGGATAAATATGCAGTGTTTAAAGGAATTGCAGCTGACAGGTCCTCTGAAAATACTGTTCCATTTGGAG AGCCTGGTGATAAGTATAGTGCTTTCAGAGAACTGGAACAGACAGCAGAGAGTAAATCTGTAG gagagAGCTTTGCAGAATTCAGATCTGCCGGAACTGATGATGGCTTCACCGATTTTAAAACAGCCGATAGTATATCACCACTAGAGCCACCCACAAAAGACAAAACTTTTCCAGCATCCTTCCCCTCAGGAACTATacaacaaaaacagcaaacaCAAGTGAAAAATCCTCTGAACTTGGCAGACCTAGATATGTTTTCTTCAGTTAATTGCAGCAGCGAGAAACCCTTGTCTTTTTCAGCTGCATTTAGCACATCAAAATCAGTTTCCACACGACCCTGTCAGCCAGCAGGTTCAGCCACAACGGTGACAACACTGGCATCAACTAAAACTTCTAGTTTGGGTGATGATTTTGGAGAATTCAACCTTTTTGGGGAATATTCTAGTCCAGCATCTGTTGGGGAGCAGGATGACTTCGCAGATTTTATGGCTTTCAGTAACAGCTCTATGTCGTCTGAGCAAAAGGCAGATGATAAATACGATGTCCTTAAAGAGGAAGCTAGTCCTGTTCCTCTAACCAGCAACATGGGCGGCACAGTAAAGAGTGCACAGAACCCAGCTGCTTTATCCACCAAGTACGATGTCTTCAAACAACTTTCTCTAGAAGGAGCTGGATTAGGTGTTGAAGAATTAAAAGATAACACTCCTGGAAAAAGTGATGATGATTTTGCTGACTTCCACTCCAGTAAATTTTCTTCCATGAACTCGGACAAGAACTCGGGAGAGAAAGCAGTGGCTTTCAGACACACCAAAGAAGACTCTGCTTCAGTGAAGTCCTTGGATCTCCCTTCCATTGGTGGCAGCAGCGTTGGCAAGGAGGACTCTGAAGATGCACTCTCTGTTCAGTTTGACATGAAATTGGCTGATGTGGGAGGAGATCTTAAGCATGTCATGTCTGATAGCTCTTTGGATTTACCAACAGTTAGTGGCCAGCATCCTCCTGCTGCAG atataGAGGACTTAAAATATGCTGCTTTTGGGAGCTACAGTAGCACTCTTACAATGAGCACCCTTACAAGCTATGACTGGTCAGACAGGGATGATGCTTCTCAGGGCAGAAAACTCTCTCCATTTGTCCTCTCAGCAGGAAGTGGATCCTCCCCAGCTGCCTCAGTTCTTCAAAAGAAAGAGACATCATTTGGCAGTTCTGAAAACATCACCATGACCTCTCTCTCCAAAGTAACGACTTTTTCAAGTGAAGATGTTCTTCCAGAAACTACCTTTCCAGCTTTTGCCAGTTTTAAAGACATGATTCCCCAGACCAGTGAGCAAAAGGAATATGAAAGTGGGGactataaaaattttacaaaacaagACCTGTCTATAGCTGAACAGAGCCAAGAGGCCACATGTTCAAGCCCAGCTTCCAGTGGCACCTCTCACGAAACCCCCAAAGAATGTTTAGATGACTTTGGAGAGTTTCAAAGTGAAAAGCCCAAAATCAGCAAATTTGACTTTTTAGTAGCCAATtcacaaagcaaaatgaaatccaGTGAAGAAATGATCAAAAGTGAGCTGGCAACCTTTGACCTCTCTGTTCAAG GATCACACAAGAGGAGCTTGAGCCTTGGTGATAAAGAAATAAACCGATCCTCTCCTTCTCCAGCCCTGGAGCAACCTTTCAGAGATCGTTCCAATACTCTGAGTGAGAAGCCTGCTCTGCCTGTCATTCGTGACAAGTACAAAGATCTGACCGGAGAGGTGGAG GAAAATGAGAGATACGCGTATGAATGGCAGAGATGCCTGGGGAGTGCCCTAGAT GTCATTAAGAAGGCAAATGACACCTTAAATGGAATTAGTAGTAGTGCTGTTTGCACAGAAGTTATTCAGTCAGCTCAAGGCATGGAATATTTATTAG GTGTTGTTGAAGTGTACAGAGTAACCAAACGTGTGGAACTGGGAATAAAAGCCACTGCAGTGTGCAGTGAGAAACTGCAACAGTTGCTGAAGGACATTGATAAAGTATGGAATAACCTCATCGGCTTCATGTCCCTCGCCACACTCACA